Proteins encoded together in one Diceros bicornis minor isolate mBicDic1 chromosome 18, mDicBic1.mat.cur, whole genome shotgun sequence window:
- the GRN gene encoding progranulin — protein MWTLVSWVALVAGLVAGTQCPDGQLCPVACCLDPGGASYSCCNPVLDKWPTALSRRLGRPCRIDAHCSPGYSCLLTILGTSSCCPFPEAMSCGDGRHCCPRGFHCSADGRSCFRRSDTNSLGAVQCPGSQFECPNSSTCCTMLDGSWGCCPMPQASCCEDKVHCCPHGTSCDLAHARCLTATGTHPLAKKIPAQRTNRAVVMCPDARSRCPDGSTCCELPGGNYGCCPMPNAICCSDHLHCCPQDTVCDLIQNKCLSRENATDLLTKLPAHTVREVKCDMEVSCPDGYTCCRLQSGAWGCCPFAQAVCCEDHIHCCPAGFRCDTEKGTCEQGARQVPWMEQAPTHLSLLDPQAMETDVPCDNVTSCPSFYTCCRLTSGEWGCCPVPEAVCCSDHQHCCPQGYTCVAGGQCQRGNKMVTGLEKMPARRASLSHPRDTGCDQFTGCPVGQTCCPSLSGRWACCQLPHAVCCEDRQHCCPAGYTCNVKARSCEKEVDSAHPAARLPLGPHMGVGNVKCGEAHFCHDNQTCCRASRGGWACCPYRQGICCADHRHCCPPGFRCAAKGTKCLRRATLRWDTPLRDPAPRQLL, from the exons ATGTGGACGCTGGTGAGCTGGGTGGCCTTAGTGGCAGGGCTGGTGGCTGGAACACAGTGCCCAGATGGTCAGCTCTGCCCTGTGGCCTGCTGCCTGGACCCAGGAGGAGCCAGCTACAGCTGTTGCAATCCTGTTCTG GACAAATGGCCCACAGCACTGAGCAGGCGCCTGGGCAGACCCTGCCGGATAGATGCCCATTGCTCTCCTGGCTACTCCTGCCTCCTCACCATCTTGGGGACCTCCAGCTGCTGCCCGTTCCCAGAG GCCATGTCATGTGGGGATGGCCGCCACTGCTGCCCACGCGGCTTCCACTGCAGTGCTGACGGGCGGTCCTGCTTCCGAAGATCAG ATACCAACTCCTTGGGTGCCGTCCAGTGCCCCGGTAGCCAGTTCGAATGCCCCAACTCCTCCACGTGCTGCACTATGCTTGATGGCTCCTGGGGATGCTGTCCCATGCCCCAG GCTTCTTGCTGCGAAGACAAGGTGCATTGCTGCCCGCATGGCACCTCCTGTGACCTGGCTCATGCCCGCTGCCTCACGGCCACGGGCACCCATCCCCTGGCAAAGAAGATCCCAGCACAAAGGACTAATAGGGCAG TGGTCATGTGCCCTGACGCACGGTCCCGGTGCCCTGATGGTTCTACCTGCTGCGAGCTGCCCGGTGGGAATTATGGCTGCTGCCCAATGCCCAAT gCCATCTGCTGCTCCGaccacctgcactgctgcccCCAGGACACTGTGTGTGACCTAATTCAGAATAAGTGCCTCTCCAGGGAGAACGCTACGGACCTCCTCACCAAGCTGCCGGCACACACAG TGCGGGAGGTGAAGTGTGACATGGAGGTGAGCTGCCCAGATGGTTACACCTGCTGCCGCCTACAATCGGGGGCCTGGGGCTGCTGCCCTTTTGCCCAG GCTGTGTGCTGTGAGGACCACATACACTGCTGCCCAGCCGGGTTTAGGTGTGACACAGAGAAGGGTACCTGTGAACAGGGGGCCCGCCAGGTGCCCTGGATGGAGCAGGCCCCAACCCACCTCAGCTTGCTGGACCCCCAAGCCATGGAGACTGATGTCCCTTGTGATAATGTCACCAGCTGTCCTTCCTTCTATACCTGCTGTCGACTCACGTCTGGGGAGTGGGGCTGCTGTCCTGTCCCAGAG GCTGTCTGCTGCTCGGACCACCAGCACTGCTGCCCCCAGGGCTACACATGTGTGGCTGGGGGCCAGTGTCAGAGGGGGAACAAGATGGTGACCGGACTGGAGAAGATGCCTGCCCGCCGAGCTTCCCTGTCCCACCCCAGAGACACGGGCTGTGACCAGTTCACCGGCTGTCCGGTGGGGCAGACCTGCTGCCCAAGCCTGAGTGGGCGCTGGGCCTGCTGCCAGTTGCCCCAT GCCGTGTGCTGTGAGGACCGCCAGCACTGCTGCCCAGCTGGGTACACCTGCAACGTGAAGGCCCGGTCCTGTGAGAAGGAGGTGGACTCTGCCCACCCGGCCGCCCGCCTGCCCCTTGGCCCTCACATGGGTGTAGGGAACGTGAAATGTGGGGAGGCGCACTTCTGCCATGATAACCAGACCTGCTGCCGAGCTAGTCGAGGGGGCTGGGCCTGCTGTCCCTATCGCCAG GGCATATGTTGTGCAGATCACCGTCACTGCTGTCCTCCTGGCTTCCGCTGTGCGGCCAAGGGCACCAAGTGTTTGCGCAGGGCAACCCTGCGCTGGGACACTCCTCTGAGGGACCCAGCCCCGAGACAGCTACTGTGA